The following are from one region of the Lytechinus pictus isolate F3 Inbred chromosome 4, Lp3.0, whole genome shotgun sequence genome:
- the LOC129259123 gene encoding adenylate kinase 9-like isoform X22, with the protein MEILKTMAENEEETNLPQFGAPTPSVTIDMLETRPNTHILLDSVTPAAGEGVHRGGSRLDPAGGAVSRALSVVSGSNAQESHISDMIKRMEEDPFDEDQTELRFLHSKPTCFIILGKPGVGKTTLAKRLAQAWRCQMVNVTELMLQHINLQTEMGVRLQEILHKGGAVPEELAVKLIEDKINSPEVAHHGYVLDDFPCVNEEYMNASDQLEFIKNWKLKPDFIINLRIPDEDLEMRRIGQRVDSLNNTLYAQDVWNPEKPEPQQKKGGGEDEEEEDEEEEEEEEPEMNLDPEMGEEEKIELTMEIIERLVQRPEDLKPHAAESIDAYKDKLLKMFEDYMADHDQQYLIEMDGNKTAPFLFRELMNKLNTYILRRAAVPIRLQNAEEEDIPDDIETEELMRTLGGTNLVAPRYRWRRSKWARACPVELQKGNVVQGKPEFAVGFLDKIYVMSGPDAMETFLKNPRPYLVSPQPRPPCKLCVVGPPLSGKTSLCHLLSHKFNARVLDVNELIKSRMESHKGKQIELAKQEAIESAVATIKAKLREKEETGSEGDGPDDHDDAPEEEEKEAKTSDTEESRAEGEGEEEGAGEGVGEEEDGEKSRIKAAEETEGEAEASEEKEEEGETTAQDSVTGVTEGDGTETIAASQHPTEDLSTITGVAPTVSQISEDVDENHPEVIQMVEAAVKEAEKLSYPIGADQYADCVEEAVVEIHRELRKKDPNGPGAGGWIIDNFPQSRDHWTVLLDRGLAPDEVICLKDSSENGLYLMKRWYRLNRDEVDTKARERKEAEEREKQRVLDDARIQEELEKEEAAKAAAAAVEEGGDEDAAKTQEEKPEGEKEEGDQEGEAEGEKDGEKDGEAAGEGGAGGGEEGEEGTTTDADLTTTVTSYEEKAKTEEEEEEEDKPPPVPVPEEDPLPPDGPETSKFKDQRNEFEREWPSIQALLTGTINLDPIQIEIENKKTEDIIKESHTMVELPYTYRPWEYNSIDMDEEDEDAAAEADEEGDEMEEEEDEEVTKNKKKQFGDTKHFCPVALKEKFVLWPSNPEIAAKYREKVYYCSNPEARDKFIAEPTTFVAKGRPFQPPPVRLLMLGPKGAGKSLHARAMADKLGLFHISFKDRLQELIIKKTKKKIGPEFEEEEEEPEEEEPEEEEPVEGLKDGIPVVSEPNDAAAAEQTEEDNEEGGEEEQEVELNEFEENIKGNLMGDESLSIDSLEKIIPDWWNLEPYKSTGFILEGFPRTSEEAQFMAENGFFPDAAILLNVEDSDITSRMLPPKLEKWRKRRDRRVARREKRKAKKKKEREEAIKKRRQELISEADDRKAKRQAQRAADRDSDDSEPSDEEGFDDEEEEDIEAMLAEEFEEEEEEEEEEEELEEDAVERLKNEIGEVYDDDTSRIAGLQETLDEIMIPRMELNGGRKPHIVRFTLEQSLRPVQEFRESLFEKVYPIREMVARKMLQIGYKHQSRFGRWCPVKLLEGDCIQPMQGHTYPTFPAVYRQHIYFMSTPQAREEFVMHPLKYLKQPSPKPVVPVRMAIIGPPKSGKTSLANRFASDYGMMRLSIGEAVRFILTQQPKTQLAKLINAQIKKGIPLPDELAIRALEVNLLDTRSSTRGYVLDGYPVSKHQVDLMTEHGIIPVVILELSVDSRELMVRGMKDRHSSERLLPLHDSAQILALKIAAWQKEITSVREYYKETHKNWVSVTGEKSKWWVWNRAADHSKDSVRRIQDYLQRISEGKAASIADMCITPKEFFSRLGDFGQYCPVSLAKDGELVDCAGQINLDNAAEFRGRYYKMENPEKVKEFLARPELYVPPQAPRALPPPELLPKRRTAIDAKKMFPMQIELQGYCPVTYLDGKLRYEAILPGNPDLIVEYRENMYCFDSEEKLQKFMRYPERYYNLKLPHKLPPRKDPLLVTSLPMLGYMEQTISTAITKALTATGCFKPKFPFVSPSRSALLYLAFHLKAYNPKSSDYVRKKYRKKLDQFEEHCELIRYLGNQMGPRSRSPKELPIDFDHKMLLFLNLKGREPTPSTLVAM; encoded by the exons ATGGAGATCTTGAAAACTATGGCGGAGAACGAG GAAGAAACAAATTTACCCCAGTTTGGGGCCCCAACCCCAAGTGTAACAATAGACATGTTAGAGACCCGTCCAAACACCCATATTCTGCTGGATTCAGTGACACCAGCAGCTGGAGAGGGGGTGCACAGAGGAGGTAGTAGGCTAGACCCTGCAGGCGGTGCTGTGAGCAGGGCATTGAGTGTCGTTAGTGGAAGCAATGCACAGGAAAGTCACATCTCGGATATGATCAAACGTATGGAGGAAGATCCCTTTGATGAAGACCAG ACTGAGCTTCGTTTCCTCCACTCTAAGCCCACATGTTTCATCATCCTGGGTAAACCTGGTGTTGGTAAGACCACCTTAGCCAAGAGGTTAGCCCAGGCATGGAGATGTCAGATGGTGAATGTAACGGAGTTGATGCTCCAGCATATTAACCTCCAGACGGAGATGGGTGTAAGACTCCAGGAGATCCTTCATAAAGGTGGAGCAGTCCCAGAGGAGCTTGCCGTCAAGCTGATAGAGGATAAGATTAACTCGCCAGAGGTGGCACATCATG GTTATGTTTTGGATGATTTCCCCTGTGTAAATGAAGAGTACATGAATGCTTCAGATCAATTAGAATTTATCAAGAATTGGAAACTTAAACCAGATTTCATCATCAACTTGAGG ATACCTGATGAAGACCTTGAGATGAGGCGGATTGGACAACGAGTAGATTCACTAAACAACACACTGTATGCACAGGATGTATGGAACCCTGAGAAACCAGAACCACAGCAGaagaaaggaggaggagaagatgaagaggaggaagatgaagaagaggaggaggaagaagaaccAGAAATGAATCTAGACCCTGAAATG ggagaggaagagaagaTTGAATTGACGATGGAGATTATTGAGAGATTGGTTCAGAGACCTGAAGATCTTAAGCCCCATGCCGCTGAGAGTATCGATGCTTACAAAGATAAACTACTCAAGATGTTTGAG GATTATATGGCAGATCATGATCAGCAATACCTGATTGAGATGGACGGGAACAAAACGGCTCCTTTCCTCTTCAGAGAACTCATGAACAAACTCAATACCTACATCCTCCGTCGGGCTGCCGTACCAATCCGCCTCCAGAACGCTGAGGAAGAAGACATCCCTGACGATATTGAGACAGAAGAACTTATGAGGACATTGGGCGGGACCAATTTGGTTGCCCCAAGATACAGGTGGAGGAGGAGCAAGTGGGCGAGGGCGTGTCCTGTTGAGCTCCAGAAAGGGAATGTTGTCCAGGGAAAGCCGGAATTCGCAGTTGG ATTCTTGGATAAGATCTATGTAATGTCAGGCCCTGATGCTATGGAGACCTTCTTGAAGAACCCTCGTCCATACCTAGTTAGTCCTCAGCCTAGACCTCCATGTAAGCTGTGCGTAGTAGGACCACCTCTTTCAGGGAAGACATCGCTGTGTCATCTGCTCTCTCACAAGTTCAATGCAAGG GTACTAGATGTGAATGAACTAATCAAATCACGGATGGAGTCTCACAAAGGCAAGCAGATTGAACTAGCTAAACAAGAAGCCATAGAGTCAGCTGTAGCAACAATCAAAGCCAAACtcagagaaaaggaagaaa CTGGATCGGAAGGGGATGGTCCTGATGATCACGATGATGCCCCTGAAG aagaagagaaagaagcgAAGACGTCAGATACAGAGGAGTCCAGAgcggaaggggagggggaggaggagggggcaGGGGAAGGagtaggagaagaagaagatggag AGAAATCAAGAATAAAGGCGGCTGAAGAAACTGAAGGAGAAGCTGAGGCTTcagaggagaaagaagaagaag GCGAGACCACTGCCCAGGATTCTGTTACAGGAGTGACTGAAGGAGACGGTACAGAGACCATTGCTGCGTCACAGCATCCCACCGAAGACCTGTCTACCATTACCGGGGTTGCTCCTACTGTATCACAGATATCTGAAGATGTGGATGAAAACCACCCAGAG GTGATCCAAATGGTAGAAGCTGCAGTGAAGGAAGCTGAGAAGCTCTCCTATCCCATAGGTGCTGATCAGTATGCAGACTGTGTAGAGGAAGCTGTAGTTGAGATACATAGAGAACTCAGAAAGAAAGATCCTAATGGACCTGG TGCTGGTGGATGGATCATTGATAACTTCCCTCAATCCCGGGACCACTGGACAGTCTTGCTTGACCGTGGTCTGGCCCCTGATGAGGTCATCTGCCTCAAGGACAGCAGTGAGAACGGTCTTTACCTGATGAAGCGATGGTACAGACTCAACAGAGATGAGGTGGACACCAAGGCGAGAGAGAGGAAAGAagcagaagagagagagaaacaaaggGTCTTAGACGATGCAAG GATACAAGAGGAACTTGAGAAGGAAGAAGCGGCTAAAGCAGCAGCAGCGGCAGTAGAAGAgggtggtgatgaagatg CAGCAAAAACGCAGGAAGAGAAAcctgaaggagaaaaagaagaaggagaccAAGAAGGAGAAGCAGAAGGAGAAAAGGATGGAGAGAAGGATGGAGAGGCAGCTGGAGAAGGAGGAGCAGGAGGTGGAGAGGAAGGAGAAG AAGGCACTACAACTGATGCAGACCTTACTACTACTGTAACTTCTTATGAAGAAAAAG CTAAGActgaggaagaagaagaggaagaggataAACCTCCTCCTGTTCCTGTCCCTGAAGAAGACCCTCTTCCTCCCGATGGTCCAGAGACAAGCAAGTTCAAAGATCAGAGGAATGAGTTTGAGAGAGAGTGGCCGTCCATCCAAGCTCTACTCACAGGAACTATCAACCTTGATCCGATCCAGATAGAGATTGAGAACAAGAAGACTGAGGATATCATCAAGGAATCACATACCATGGTGGAAC TACCGTACACCTACAGACCATGGGAGTATAATAGTATTGATATGGATGAAGAGGATGAAGATGCAGCAGCTGAAGCTGATGAGGAGGGAGATGAGATGGAGGAAGAAGAG gaTGAGGAAGTCACTAAGAATAAGAAGAAGCAGTTTGGTGATACCAAGCACTTCTGTCCTGTAGCTCTGAAGGAGAAGTTTGTCCTATGGCCTAGTAACCCAGAGATAGCAGCTAAGTACAGGGAGAAGGTCTACTACTGTTCCAACCCAGAGGCTAGGGATAAGTTCATCGCTGAACCAACCACGTTTGTGGCTAAAGGAAGGCCGTTTCAG CCTCCTCCAGTTCGGCTGTTAATGCTTGGCCCCAAGGGTGCAGGCAAGTCCCTCCATGCAAGAGCTATGGCAGACAAACTAGGCCTGTTCCACATCAGCTTCAAAGATCGGCTCCAGGAACTCATCATCAAGAAGACCAAGAAGAAGATAGGACCAGAGtttgaagaggaggaggaggagccaGAAGAGGAAGAGCCAGAAGAGGAAGAGCCAGTAGAAGGACTGAAGGATGGAATACCAGTTGTATCAGAACCAAATGATG CTGCTGCTGCAGAACAGACTGAGGAGGACAATGAAGAAGGG GGAGAGGAGGAGCAGGAGGTGGAGTTGAATGAGTTTGAAGAGAACATCAAGGGTAACCTAATGGGTGATGAATCACTCAGCATAGACTCACTGGAGAAGATTATACCAGACTGGTGGAATTTAGAACCTTACAA ATCAACTGGTTTCATCTTGGAAGGGTTCCCTCGCACCTCCGAGGAAGCTCAATTCATGGCTGAAAATGGCTTTTTCCCAGACGCTGCTATCCTGCTCAATGTAGAAGATTCAGACATCACAAGCAGAATGCTCCCGCCCAAGCTGGAGAAATGGCGTAAGCGACGTGATCGCAGGGTGGCACGGAGAGAGAAGCGTAAGgccaagaagaagaaggagcGAGAGGAGGCGATCAAGAAGCGACGACAAGAACTCATCTCAGAGGCGGATGATAGGAAAGCAAAGAGACAG GCTCAGAGAGCAGCAGATAGAGACAGCGATGACTCAGAACCATCAGATGAAGAAGGGTTTGATGATGAGGAAGAGGAAGATATCGAGGCTATGCTGGCTGAAGAGTttgaagaagaggaggaagaagaggaagaggaggaggagttAGAAGAAGACGCCGTTGAGAGACTGAAGAATGAAATTGGCGAGGTGTATGATGATGATACAAGTCGCATCGCAGGCTTACAg GAAACTCTTGACGAGATCATGATCCCTCGGATGGAACTGAACGGAGGTCGCAAGCCTCACATTGTCCGCTTCACCCTTGAGCAGAGTCTGAGACCCGTCCAGGAGTTTAGAGAGAGTCTCTTTGAGAAGGTGTATCCTATCAGGGAGATGGTAGCTAGGAAGATGCTACAGATTGGTTATAAACATCAGTCAAGGTTTGGAAGATGGTGTCCTGTAAAGCTACTGGAAGGAGACTGTATACAACCAATGCAG GGTCACACCTACCCAACGTTCCCAGCAGTATACCGTCAGCACATTTACTTCATGTCTACCCCTCAAGCTAGAGAGGAGTTTGTCATGCATCCATTGAAGTATCTGAAGCAACCGTCTCCCAAGCCTGTTGTCCCTGTAAGGATGGCCATCATTGGACCACCAAAGTCTGGAAAAACTTCAT TGGCCAACCGATTTGCATCAGATTACGGTATGATGAGACTGTCTATCGGTGAAGCAGTCAGGTTTATCTTGACCCAACAACCCAAGACACAGCTAGCTAAACTTATCAATGCTCAGATCAAGAAGGGTATCCCGCTCCCTGATGAACTTGCCATACGAGCCCTAGAGGTCAATCTCCTTGATACGAGGTCATCGACCAGAGG CTACGTCCTTGATGGTTACCCAGTCTCCAAACACCAGGTTGATCTAATGACAGAGCACGGTATTATCCCAGTGGTTATTCTTGAGCTTAGTGTTGATAGCAGGGAACTCATGGTCAGAGGAATGAAAGATAGACATTCTTCAGAAAG gtTGTTACCGCTCCATGACAGCGCCCAGATCTTAGCTCTGAAGATTGCTGCCTGGCAGAAAGAGATTACTTCTGTGAGGGAGTATTATAAAGAGACTCATAAGAACTGGGTCAGTGTGACAGGAGAGAAGTCTAAGTGGTGGGTTTGGAACAGAGCTGCTGACCATTCTAAGGACAGCGTTCGTAGGATACAAGACTATCTGCAGAGGATATCAGAGG GCAAGGCAGCATCTATCGCTGACATGTGTATCACACCAAAGGAGTTCTTCTCCCGTCTTGGTGACTTTGGCCAGTACTGTCCAGTCAGCCTGGCCAAAGATGGTGAGCTGGTGGACTGCGCCGGACAGATCAACCTAGACAACGCTGCAGAATTCCGCGGTCGCTACTACAAGATGGAGAACCCTGAGAAGGTCAAGGAGTTCCTGGCCAGACCAGAACTCTATGTGCCACCTCAAGCTCCTAGAGCATTACCTCCTCCAGAGCTGCTGCCTAAGAGGAGAACAGCCATTGATGCTAAGAAGATGTTCCCTATGCAGATTGAGCTGCAGGGATACTGTCCTGTTACCTACCTGGATGGAAAGCTGAG GTATGAAGCAATCCTTCCAGGCAACCCGGATCTTATTGTGGAGTACAGGGAAAATATGTACTGCTTTGATTCTGAAGAAAAACTGCAGAAATTCATGAG GTATCCTGAGCGTTACTACAACCTGAAGTTACCTCACAAGTTACCACCCAGGAAGGACCCTCTCCTTGTGACCTCACTGCCTATGTTAGGTTATATGGAACAAACAATCTCAACTGCTATCACCAAGGCTCTTACTGCAACGGGCTGCTTCAAACCAAAGTTCCCCTTCGTCTCACCCTCAAGATCAGCGTTGCTATATCTGGCATTCCATCTCAAAG CGTACAACCCCAAGAGCTCCGACTATGTTCGCAAGAAGTACCGCAAGAAACTGGACCAGTTTGAGGAGCACTGTGAACTCATCCGTTACCTAGGCAACCAGATGGGACCACGATCTCGTAGTCCCAAAGAGCTTCCTATTGACTTTGATCACAAGATGCTTCTCTTTCTCAATCTAAAAGGACGAGAGCCTACACCATCAACATTGGTCGCTATGTAA